The Meleagris gallopavo isolate NT-WF06-2002-E0010 breed Aviagen turkey brand Nicholas breeding stock chromosome 10, Turkey_5.1, whole genome shotgun sequence genome contains a region encoding:
- the YIPF1 gene encoding protein YIPF1: LVTCLFAEFDDAAHLLAANPDATTISIDEPAEAHKTQHSRRQEPGREEDDELLGTDDSDKTELLAGQKKSAPFWTFEYYQTFFDVDTYQVLDRIKGSVFPVPGRNFVRLYVRSNPDLYGPFWICATLVFAIAVSGNLSNFFIHLGRPTYHYVPEFRKVSIAATTIYAYAWLVPLALWGFLMWRNSKVMNIVSYSFLEIVCVYGYSLFVYIPTAILWIIPQKVVRWVLMIFSLCLSGSVLVMTFWPAVRDDNRRIALATVGTIVLLHALLSVGCLAYFFDAPEVDFPAPIIPAQNGTTLITKVK, from the exons CTTGTAACGTGCTTATTTGCAGAATTTGACGATGCAGCTCATTTGCTTGCAGCAAATCCCGATGCTACCACGATAAGCATCGATGAGCCGGCAGAAGCCCATAAGACACAGCACAGCCGTCGGCAGGAGCCAGGGAGAGAAGAGGACGATGAACTGCTGGGGACCGATGACTCGGATAAAACAGAG CTGCTTGCAGGACAGAAGAAAAGTGCCCCTTTCTGGACATTTGAGTACTACCAGACGTTCTTCGATGTGGACACCTACCAG GTCCTGGACAGAATCAAGGGTTCGGTTTTCCCAGTGCCAGGAAGGAACTTTGTAAGGCTGTATGTCCGCAGCAATCCTGACCTCTATG gtCCCTTTTGGATATGTGCTACACTTGTCTTCGCCATTGCTGTTAGTGGCAATCTCTCAAATTTCTTCATCCACTTGGGCAGGCCGACATACCACTATGTGCCCGAGTTCAGAAAAG TCTCCATAGCAGCAACAACGATTTATGCATACGCTTGGCTTGTTCCCCTTGCTCTCTGGGGATTCCTGATGTGGAGGAACAGTAAAGTTATGAACATTGTCTCCTACTCTTTCCTGGAGATAGTGTGCGTATATGGCTACTCCCTCTTCGTCTATATTCCCACAGCG ATCTTATGGATTATTCCACAAAAAGTGGTGCGCTGGGTCCTGATGATTTTTTCCCTGTGCCTTTCGGGCTCTGTTTTGGTGATGACCTTCTGGCCTGCTGTCAGAGATGACAACCGGAGGATTGCGCTGGCGACCGTGGGGACCATCGTGCTGCTCCACGCCCTGCTGTCTGTTGGCTGCTTG
- the NDC1 gene encoding nucleoporin NDC1, protein MLCPQPILTTYGEKKPSFRPGYCWASGGTCRRSAGYSGEGELRGAAATLSSHIPSLPRTLLLFTPPLPQVLGWRLAAAVAWSVLLLPVCTAAFVLLSGVQPLRPLRWLSDSFDDLYTSHVIFCILLMSVVILVISVFNAEFYAVVPSIPCSRLALIGKIIHPQQVIHSVAHAVMGMLVAWCAAVMTKGRFQFLAVSCTISESLDDAVPQMCLNEYHLFFLLSGAFMGYCYSLLYLINNMNYLPFPIIQQYKYLRFRRSLPLLIKHSCVESLYSVRNFCVAYYFFGYIPKMWISTTMDLRIDSKLHPLDTLSGLLDLSLFYHAWLCGVFLLVTWYIAWLFFKIYATETHHFPVQPTFAEETDQCLPKILNSNPPLIIKFLALQDLMLLSQYSPVRRQEVFSLSQPGGHPHNWSAISRECLSLLTDLTQRLIAQQEAAAANGRAKQQVEEMKVSPQTPGAAGAEDITFQLQRSNVIPRASMSSLVKSSSMPLKASPGSDIGSPFSSPALNCKVGILDLNSPWHGKVQSPLIVRRGPKLWTSGSGLQMNGSHHESFPVLSVARVGSEAVQPSFIYTWLQNKQEQIKNFLSRRVLIMYFFSKHPEASIQAVFSDAQMHIWALEGLSHLVAASFTEDQFGVVQTTLPAILNTLLTLQEVVDRHFKLPHVSSKPPRSSGSLVDTSYKTLRFALRASLKTALYRITTVFGEHLNAVQVSTEHKKRLQQFLEYKE, encoded by the exons CGCGGTGCCGCCGCGACCCTTTCCTCGCACATCCCCTCCCTTCCCCGCACCCTTCTCCTCTTCACGCCGCCTCTCCCTCAGGTGCTGGGCTGGAGGCTGGCGGCCGCCGTCGCCTGgtccgtgctgctgctgcccgtCTGCACCGCGGCCTTCGTTCTCCTCAGCGGCGTTCAGCCCCTGCGCCCGCTGCGCTGGCTGTCCG ATTCTTTCGATGATTTATATACTTCACACGTCATCTTTTGTATCCTTCTGATGTCTGTGGTGATTCTGGTAATAAGCGTCTTCAACGCTGAGTTTTATGCAG TTGTGCCATCGATCCCGTGCTCTCGATTAGCACTgataggaaaaataattcaccctcagcaagttaTCCATTCAGTTGCTCATGCTGTAATGGGCATGTTGGTTGCTTGGTGCGCTGCAGTTATGACAAAAGGGCGGTTCCAATTTCTTGCTGTGTCCTGCACGATTTCAGAAAG ccTCGATGATGCTGTTCCTCAGATGTGCCTAAATGAATACCACctcttttttctactttctggtGCTTTCATGGGATACTGTTACAGTCTCTTATACCTCATTAACAATATGAATTATTTGCCATTTCCAATCATTCAG CAATACAAGTACTTACGTTTCAGAAGATCTTTGCCTCTCCTCATTAAGCACAGCTGTGTGGAATCGCTGTACTCGGTTAGAAACTTCTGTGTTGCGTATTACTTCTTTG GTTATATCCCAAAGATGTGGATAAGTACCACAATGGATCTTCGTATAGACAG TAAATTGCATCCTCTTGACACACTGTCTGGCTTATTGGATCTCTCCTTATTTTACCATGCCTGGTTATgtggtgtttttcttctggttaCCTGGTACATTGCGTGGTTGTTCTTCAAGATCTATGCTACAGAG acaCATCACTTTCCTGTTCAGCCAACTTTTGCTGAGGAGACAGACCAATGCCTGCCTAAAATCTTAAACAGCAACCCTCCGCTCATTATAAAG TTTTTAGCCTTACAAGACTTGATGTTACTTTCCCAGTATTCTCCTGTTCGACGTCAGGAGGTCTTCAGCCTCAGCCAACCAG GTGGGCACCCACACAACTGGTCTGCGATATCAAGGGAGTGTTTGAGTCTTCTGACTGATCTGACCCAGAGGTTGATTGCGCAGCaggaagctgcagcagcaaatgggagagcaaagcagcaagTGGAAGAGATGAAAGTATCTCCGCAGACTCCAG GAGCTGCGGGGGCAGAAGATATCACTTTCCAGTTACAGAGATCTAATGTTATTCCCAGAGCTTCTATGTCTTCCCTGGTCAAATCATCCTCAATGCCTTTAAAGGCATCGCCTGGGTCTGATATTGGTTCACCTTTCAGTTCACCTGCTTTAAATTGCAAGGTGGGAATTCTGGATTTAAACTCTCCTTGGCATGGAAAAGTCCAGAGTCCTCTCATCGTGCGAAGGGGACCAAAGCTGTGGACATCAGGTTCAG GTCTGCAAATGAATGGTTCCCACCACGAATCCTTCCCAGTGCTCTCTGTTGCAAGAGTTGGCAGTGAGGCAGTACAGCCGAGTTTTATTTACACATGGCTCCAGAACAAGCAAGAACAG ataaaaaacTTCTTATCAAGACGAGTGCTGATAATGTATTTCTTCAGCAAG caTCCAGAAGCCTCCATCCAAGCTGTTTTCTCTGATGCCCAGATGCACATTTGGGCATTGGAAG gTCTGTCTCATTTGGTAGCAGCCTCCTTCACTGAAGACCAATTTGGAGTTGTTCAAACTACTCTGCCAGCTATCCTGAATACTTTACTGACCCTTCAGGAG gTTGTAGACAGACATTTCAAACTGCCTCATGTTTCTAGCAAACCTCCCAGGAGTTCAGGCAGCCTGGTGGACACATCCTACAAAACACTACGATTTGCACTGAGAGCATCCTTGAAAACGGCTCTGTACCGGATAACCACTGTCTTTGGAGAACACTTAAA tgcAGTGCAAGTCTCTACAGAACATAAGAAAAGACTTCAGCAGTTCTTGGAATATAAAGAATAA